Genomic segment of Apium graveolens cultivar Ventura chromosome 7, ASM990537v1, whole genome shotgun sequence:
tcaccaatatttcccaggcgatgcatgttaatggattagcttattccaagaattttacttcccgagtgttgggtaagtaataaaaaactcttttatcaaaacatcaaccttgttgcgaatataaaaatacatcacggagccggatccctcagatttttaagcgactatttaaatccccttcgaaaggatgatcttaaatttgaaaacgagttttgggatgtgccttaactttccaaaaatagttttcataaagtttgaaaataatctctggaaatatttaaagtaagaatgatttgattgTATCAATCTTTTTCTGAATACTTGGAAAATATCGAAACATTTttctttaataaagtaaagaatattatttaataaaataagcggagtcataagtcctcgaatgaatattcaaaataatattcattaaataaaataagtggagtcataagtcctcgaatgaatattcaaaataatattcatttataatataaaactattgaataaacattattcatgtaatagttttaaaaactatatatatatataatatactcgggaacatcgcctcccggtttagaaaaatgttcaactctgggtcccctatactaagggtatacacagctactgcttatctctagcataggtattatgcagtttatatgcatttaaattgataataaaatatcaagatttcacaacatgcatatatataccatattaacatgctccaatatatcgcaagattttctaataacaaccatgcacttatctcaagataatacatcgatatatttacatcacaacaacaatataaggggtagaaaatttgcctgagtgttctcggatagacttaagcttagagtgggtctggtaacctatgaacaacaacataatctggaattagaccacggtcgcttaagaaactagtcaaaactcactcataccctaacggtcgcttatacgcttaacaatttgcgttaatcgctcgcgtacccttggctccactaattttaataaattaaccgttataaATTTTAAAGCGACTCTTTCACGAGAACTTTACTAACTGCCTGATTCACTTGACATAATTCTCTCGTATttcaattagtcttttaagggccttaaataaggtttcaaagtaaagcgaggggtaatgattcgctcgcgaaatgccgttacttaaaacggtcgtttctcatcgctcgtaactcggatttaggcgaatgacatatcaaaacgaagctcgtaatatgaactatctaatcatggaaaagGTGaaaatcttacagtgagttcacgggtcctaaagctaagcacaaaaacagtctaaggtaaatcgggcaatacgacggctatatttacgcgattcTCAAAATAATTATCACTCTAAAACCTCATCAATTCACTCCCATCCTCCAACAATTAATAACACAACAAATACAACTTAAATCACTGAAAAATCAGTCCACACTCCAAGGttttaccaactcattcaatcactttaaattcaccattcaaaatcaacacaacttCACAAAAATCAATACTAAGCGTGGATCTAACTATACATTTACCAATTCATCTAAAAACTCAAACAATCAAGCTTAGTACTAAAGGTAAAGAAGTTTTTATACCATGATTTATGAGTGAAAAGTTGCTAGggagccttaaaaccttgatcaatccttgtacaagcttggatctcacaaacaatcaagaaaacacaaagttagattttgaagtttctaaaagtacgatttaaagaactgtaaaaatgaagctcttaccatgattatttggacgagacttgtgaacaagagttgtaggccatatCAATAcatttccaacgagctatagaacacaatatttgagtgagtattgaaggagatatggcagtttgaagttgctggtatcaTTTTGGCCGATAGCAAAATGATGAAATGGAAAAAATGAAAAAGCTTCTTTGATttccttgaataaatatcttctcccttgatgacatcatccatcatacatcactttcttgccatgtgtcaatcccttgtggtttgatgatgtcataatccctTGTACGAcctttatatacactcatttaccttatggaatactaatatgatcttagaatttccataacagtactcctatatatcgtggtctgataatttttcttaatcagcatagtcagcaaaagttactattcatcagagtttcaaaaatttccaaaaattggggttattacagtgttTCTTCTGATGCAAAAAAATGTTTTGATAATCCGACTTTGTTTCGTCAATTAGTTGATGGTCTACAATATGCTACTCTGATGCGGCCTGATATTTCATTTTCTGTCAATCGCATTTGTCAATCCATGCATTCACCAACAAACAGTGATTGGATAGCTCTCAAACGTATTCTTCGATACTTAAAGTGTACTGCTCACTTTAGCTTGTCAATTATGAAGTCTGCCAATCCTTTTCAATTACAAGCATTCACTGATTCAGACTGGGTAGGCTCTACCACTGATCGACGATCTACTGGAGGGCATGCCATCTTTCTAGGGAGTAATTTAATTTCCTGGTGCTCCCGCAAGCAGCGAACTATAGCTCGCTCCTCCACAGAAGCCGAGTACAAGTCCTTGGAAGACACAACAGATGAATTATCTTGGCTTCAAACTCTTTGAGGAGAGTTAAATGTCTTTATTTGCAATGCCCCGCTATTATGGTGTAATAATATTGGAGCAACGTATCTTGTTGAAAATCCAGTTTTTCATGCTCGCACGAAATATATTGAGGTGGATTTTCATTTTGTTCGCGAAAAAGTTGCTCGTAAAGATTTGCATATTCGGTATATATCCATGTATGACTAGCTAACTGACATATTTACTAAGCCATTAGGTACCAGTCATTTTGAATTTTTACGGGGCAAACTGACTGTGATTCCTCTCCGTTAGTTTGAGGGGGGATCTTAACCAAACGTGATATGGTTTGATAACTACCTTATCTTATATAAGATAAGTACATCATTTGAATTGTTAGATAAATATAGTTTTGTTATTTGTTGTAATCTAATGCCAATCACATTGGCTATATAAGAAGATATATGTATTAGATGTAAAGTGTGGAAAATATAAGAGACGTTTTCTCCATCTTGATATATTCTTAAGTCTTTTAACCTCTAACACACATATACGTGCACACACAAGTTGAGGTCTTTGCTGAAAACAACTTCTTCATTCTTTTTAATGACGCTAAGGTTGCATATATTATACCCTCTCGAGACCCTGTTTTATGTGGTATTTATTGAGTTTGGTTGGTTGGTTGGTTAAATAGTAAAAAATAAAGGTGGTATCACGGGGATGTTTGAATGAAAATTGGTAGATTAGAGAAAGAGAGTTTATATGGGGTAATCAATTTAAGAGACTCTTCACTCTAGGCACAAATAGCAACGGATACTAACTAGTGAATGCTTTATGTACAAGGTCATAGGGATCCAGTTCCGACGCCAGAACCATATTTGGAGTCATTTTCTCCGGTTGTCGAAAATAATCAAATAGTTAACAAATGCTTTCTTCCATTCCATATCAATTGCACCAAAAGCCAAAGCATCAGTCACTCCCAGTTGCGCCGAGATTTACAAATTAAGAGCAACTCCCTTGGGCATCTCATTAGGTTTAATATATTTTGTATTCTATATATTACACTTCACTTCTTTTGGCATTTCATTCACTAGAACTACTCCGATGATTGGCATCCTTTACGAATATTAGagaaatatttttttattcatGATGTGTTTACAAATGAAGTTGTCACCCTAATTTGTGAAAAATTAACTTTTGGCACCCTATTGACATGTCAACAACTCAAATAAAGTGTTAATAAGAGTGTCATACCACGTGGCGTTAAGTTGTTGACACCCTTCTTGGCATTTATAGTTGGAGCTGCTGTAATCAGTGGCAGACTTACAGTATACACACCGAGGGGATGAGCCCCTAGTCAAATGTGGCCCACTACTTATATACTTTAAACACATACATGCGTGCCCCCATTCAAAAAATTAATATGGCCCCAGTAAGACTACTCATGTATTGAAATTTTAAAAGCCCAGTTAGGTCCAACAAGCCCAGAAATCAGAGTCCAGTCCAAAAATAAATTGTGAATAAAGCCAATAAGCAGCAGTATTGCAACACGTGTGTAAAATTCAATCGGCTAATCCGAAAAATCACATAGGGTGAAAAGTGAAAAGGGGAGAATAGAAAAACCCTACCTTGTCCTAAATCGAGCAAGAAGCAAGAAGCTGCTGATTAATTCGGGTGATTATTTCCATCTTCTAATCTTCGGTTAGTTCTATTTCAATAATTATAGTCTCTTCTTATATATATAGTGTATGTATCCGTGTGAAATTTGATTATTatttttcattatttttaaatttaagtgAATATTATGTGTGTCTAGTTTTTGTGTGTGAAATTCTTTAGTATGTTTATTCAATTATTTGACAAATGACAGATATTATGGAGagatattttaaaagaaagttgcCTGAAACCTTAGATGATACTAATAATCAGGATGAAGAATCCTTAAGAGCAAATGTTAATATTGTTGATCCAAGTAATTGTCTTGTATTACCTATAAAAATTGGCTTGAAAGACCTCCGTGGGATCCCTCTAATAGAAAAAGAATTATAGAATATCATCTGGATCAAAGAGATAAAATAAGGAGAGCATATTTGATTAAAGGACCTTGTCAACCACTTGCACATGAattttcaaaaacaaaaattgGAAATAAAGATAGGCGTTTTAATCCTGAGTGGTatgaaaatgaaaaatataagAATTGGTTGGAGTATAGTGTAAAAGCCGATAAAATTTATTATTTGTGTTGTTACTTATTTAGAGATCACTTTGGAAGACAAGGCGGGAGTATTGCATTTGTAGTGGATGGATTTTGTGGTTGGAATAAAACAGACAGAGTTGGAAGGCATATCGAGGAAGTTGATAGTTTTCATAACAGAGCACTTCAAAAATGTGATGATCTTCTAACACAAAAATAATCCATTGTCGTTGCTTTTCATAAGCAAAGTGATATTGTCAAGATTGAACATCAAATTCATTTGAATGCTTCCATTGATGCTTTCAGATTTTTGCTAAATAGTGCATTACCTTTTCGTGGTCATGATGAGTCAGAAAAGTCACTACATAAAGGAAATTTTTTGGAAATGATAAAATATACTCAGGACCAAAATGAGAGGGTTCGTAAGGTTACCTTAAAAAAATGCACCCGGGAACAATCAAATGGTGTCTTTAAAAATTCGAAAAGATATTTATCATTGTTTTACACAAGAGATTCTCAAATCTATTATGAAAGAAATTGGTGATGATGTGTTTGCTATGTTAGTTGACGAGTCTAGCGATATTTCTAAAAAGGAACAAATGGTCGTGGTTTTACAATACGTTGATGACACGTCTGGAATTGTGAAGGAGAGATTTGTGGGTCTTGTTCATGTGAAAAAGATATATTCTTTAACTCTTAAATCTACTATTGATATTTTATTTATTGAGTTTGGTTTGAGCTTAAGACAGGTGAGAGGGCAGGGTTATTATGGTGCTAGTAACATGTGTGGCCATTTTAATGGGTTGAAAACATTAATCATGAAAGAAAACAGCTCGGCATATTATGTACATTATTTTGCTCACCAGCTACAGTTGGTTGTTTTGGCGGTTGCAAAAAATATTTTGCTGTTGGTGACTTTTTTTATATGATAGTGGTCTTGATGAATGTGGTTGGTGGTTCTTGCAAAAAGACTGATATGCTTCGAGATAGTCAAAGAGAGAGGTTGTTAAAGGAGACGGGTCGTGGTGAATTTGAAACACGAAGCGGGCTGAATCAAGAACTTTATCTTACAAGAGCCGGAGATACATGCTGGAGTTCACATTATAAAACACTTCTATGTTTGGTTGATTTGTATCTAAATGTAATTGAGGTGCTTAAATATGTTGAAAAAGAGGGAGAAAAAGATGTGCAACAACGTCAAGCAAGTAGTCTTCAAATATATTTCACATCATTTGAGTTTGAATTCTATTTGCACTTGATGTTGTATATTTTGGGGCTCACAGTTTATTATCACATGCATTGGAAAGAAAATATCAAGATATATTGAATACTATCTCATCAGTGGAGTCAACAAAGCGACAATTACAAAATTTTAGTGTTGATGGGTGAGATTCTCTTATGAAGAAGGTATTTTCTTTTTGTGACACGTATGTCATTGAAAAGTTAGATATGACCGAGGCTTATGGTACTCCAAAAAATCGGCGGAGAAAAACTGGAATCACCAATGAACAGTATTATTCTTTTGATTGTTTCAATGTTGTTGTGGATATGCAAATTGCAGAGTTTAATGACTATTTTAATGAGGTAAACTCACATTTGTATGGCTTCTTTGAATCCACGTGATTCATTTGTGATTTTGATCCATTGTAGTTGATTAAGTTAAGAGAGTTTTATCCAAATGATTTTAGTCCTGCTGACAGGATTTCTCTTGAGCATGAATTGATGATTTATATTGATAATGTGAAAACAGATGGAAGATTTGTGAACTTGAATATTATTAGTGATCTTGCTAGAGTATTGGTTGAAACGAAAAAAATCATTGCTATTTTTTGGTGTATCGACTAGTGAAGCTATCATTGGTTTTGCTAGTTGCAACCGCGTCAGTTGAGTGATGTTTTTATTCCATGAAACTTGTGAAGTCAGATTTGCACAATTGAATTGGTGATACTTTTTTAACTGATTGTCTTATTTTAGCTATAAAAAAGGAAGCCCTTTCTAGAATAACAAATGAAATTGTAATTAACCGGTTTCAAAAAATGAAAACTCGAAAGGAGCAAATTTAAGTTATAAGTATTTCTCTTTTTCTCTATAATATTACACATTTTTTATTAGTTCTCctattatttatatattgtaccctaatatttatgcatcaggaaaCAAACCCTTTTCAGTTGCGAGTTTCCCACCCGATGGGTAGATAAATGCATTTACGGGCATCACTAGAACAGAGTTTTTGTTCCTTGATACAGTTTTAATTTTGGTTAAGAGTCGTCTTCGATAAGCAGTGCTTTTTTATATATGGCTACTATGCATCATGAAACAACGCCTATTTAGTTGTGAGTTCCCCCACTATGTGCAGATAAATGCATTTACAGGCATCATTAGAACAGATTTTTGGTCCAAGGCATACTTTTAATTTTGGTTAGTAGTCTTCTTGAATAAGTCTCTGTTTATATATGGCTACAGAGTTTGAGCACCGAAGTTGAAAGAGTTTATGTCTAATTGGATACTACAAGTCCGCAAGGTTGAAGTTATGTAATCCTTTAATTATACATAACCCGATACACATCGGCAATGTTTTTAATTTTATCTGAGCAGGCATATGTAATAAGCATCAACGTCGCGATATCACGAACACCAAACAATTATGTACAACGTTTTTATGGCAGTTTTATTCCATGGATAAGGAGGCATTACAGAATAAGGACATTGCAAGTTCTGCTTTTGTTTTGTTTCATAGACGACTATAACTAAGCTTTTACATCAAGGAACAACAACCGCCCTTACTCATACTCTTACTAGAAGTTATAGTAATGCAAACATAACCGATCTAACATCTAATTTGTGCTTATCTCTAGCCAAGGGTGAGCTCAAGAGATATATCATCTGCATCTCTTGTTGTCACCGACATTTCCGAACCTCTCGAATTCGAAGACGAGGCTGAGCAACCCCCATCACCAGCTACTCTATCTAGCAGCATTTTTTCTCTTCCACTACTGCTATAATCCTGAAAAACAGAAACATCATTTAACACAAGAAGTACCATGATCGGTGGATTTGTCCTAACGGATACCCGAATTGTATGTTTTAAAAAAGAACATACATGAACACTTTCGGCGCCATTGAAGTGAAACGGCGGTGCACTTGCGCAGCATTCATTCCAGGCAGGCTCATACATATTTATCCTGCAATCAAACACATGTAGAATTAATGCAATACTGAGAAACCGACGGTACTATATGATAAACAGTCATTATATAAAAAGGATTAAAGAAAAATATAactttttttattaaaaaattaccATGCAGGTGGTGTAAGAAAATTTTCAGCCATTGAATGGGTGACCTTTCTATCAAAACCATTGTTGTAATTAGAGCCAGTAAAGTACTTTGCTCCTTCAGGGCCTTGCATCCTATCATTCTTCTTCTTTGCTGCCACTTCGGCCTCTGCATTTCCCAAAATTTGTTTACATATATTACTAAGCAAAGTAAGGTATACAATAGAAGCGAACAACTTATGTCAATACAGTACATGTAAGAGTTTTTTACAAATTAATAGATTTTCTTTAGCAGATAATTTAATTTTTGAAGTTACCGTAGAGGAGGACAAATTAGAGGAGGCGGGAGGGGCGTCATACAGGGCAAAGGAGAAGAAAAAGAGGAGAAGAGAGGAAGAGGACAGGTGTAAGACATGCAGAACCACAAGTAGACACGTATACAATCTTTTCGGCGGCTGACCTAATATTCTATTATCCGTAACTAGAAGTGTCCAACAAATCATGCACATGCAGTTGAAAGTTGAAATTCAAGCCTCAACCAACAAATTCTTTTCTCATCTCCAGtaccttgcaacaatatttatCCTTTTTTTTAATCTCAAATAATTTCTTATAATTAACAAAAAGATTATAAGATATTGATGACACTTACAACTTAAATAATAGGAGTTTTATTATACTAGTAGTAAGTGCAAAAGTGGACTATTACTAGTATTATTTTCTTTATAAAATGTTTGTTAATTAGGATATTTTGAAAGCTATATTTTCTTAATATTTGATATTTTCTTTGTGAACACTTGCATATTTACAAAGTGGACTATTATGAGAAATATTTTCTTTATATAATGTTTGTTAATTAGGATATTTGAaagttatatttaaatattattttattatgtGTAATTATGGAGTTTCTTGGAGCTTAGGATCAAAGATTT
This window contains:
- the LOC141672602 gene encoding uncharacterized protein LOC141672602 gives rise to the protein MEEMAISSQNYNLSSTRIRPYVRSKNPRLRWSDDLHKSFVLAVERLGGEDRATPKMILQLMDVKGVTISHVKSHLQMYRSMKHEQMIHEAEVAAKKKNDRMQGPEGAKYFTGSNYNNGFDRKVTHSMAENFLTPPAWINMYEPAWNECCASAPPFHFNGAESVHDYSSSGREKMLLDRVAGDGGCSASSSNSRGSEMSVTTRDADDISLELTLG